A region from the Citrobacter koseri ATCC BAA-895 genome encodes:
- the entF gene encoding enterobactin non-ribosomal peptide synthetase EntF has product MTTRLPLVAAQPGIWMAEKLSTLPSAWSVAHYVELHGTLNAPLLAQAVVTGMAQADTLRMRFTEDNGEVWQWVDPAFTFAQPELIDLRDEPDPHAAALARMQADLRQNLRVDGGKPLAFHQLIQVADTRWYWYQRYHHLLVDGFSFPAITRQIAAIYRAWQCNAPTPDSPFTPFADVVEEYQRYRESEVYQRDGAFWAEQRRQLPPPASLSAAPLPGRAASADILRMKLDVPDGVFRQLAARMSDIQRADLALALVALWLGRLCGRMDYAAGFIFMRRMGSAALTATGPVLNVLPLGVSINAAETLPELATRLAGQMKKMRRHQRYDAEQIVRDSGRAAGEEPLFGPVLNVKVFDYQLDIPGVQAQTHTLATGPVNDLELALFPDEEGGLSIEILANKQRYDEATLSCHASRLTALIRQFADNPALRCGDAEMLLPAEYAQLAQINDTAVSIPLTTLSALVDEQTRKTPDATALADARHQLSYQEMREQVIALAHLLRERGVKPGDSVAVALPRSVFLTLALHGIVEAGAAWLPLDTGYPDDRLRMMLEDAQPKLLITTAEQLPRFNDIPGVESLCYNALLPTSGAESLALSLPHHTAYIIFTSGSTGRPKGVMVGQTAIVNRLLWMQDHYPLTAEDVVAQKTPCSFDVSVWEFFWPFIAGAKLVMAEPDAHRDPIAMQHFFAKYGVTTTHFVPSMLAAFVASLTPESAHESCATLQRVFCSGEALPTGLCREWEQLTGAPLHNLYGPTEAAVDVSWYPACGKELADVTGNSVPIGYPVWNTGLRILDAMMRPVPPGTAGDLYLTGIQLAQGYLGRPDLTASRFIADPFMPGERMYRTGDVARWLENGAVEYLGRSDDQLKIRGQRIELGEIDRVMQTLPDVEHAVAHACVFNQAAATGGDARQLVGYLVSQSGLPLDIPALQERLRETLPPHMVPVVLLQLAELPLSANGKLDRKALPMPQLTQRTPGRAPLPGTEKTVADAFAGLLGCEVNDVEADFFALGGHSLLAMKLAAQLSRASRRQVTPGQVMVASTVGQLSALLDSADDEQSQRLGFETLLPLRESSGPTLFCFHPASGFAWQFSVLARYLSPHWSITGIQSPRPDGPMQTATNLDEVCERHLETLLAQQPHGPYYLLGYSLGGTLAQGIAARLRARGETVAFLGLLDTWPPETQNWQEKEANGLDPEVLAEIAREREAFLAAQQGNASGELFSTIEGNYADAVRLLTTAHSVPFDGRATLFVAERTLPEGISPERSWAPWMAELDIYRQDCAHVDIISPAAFENIGPIIRALLDQ; this is encoded by the coding sequence ATGACCACGCGTTTACCGTTAGTGGCCGCCCAGCCAGGGATCTGGATGGCGGAAAAACTCTCTACGCTGCCTTCCGCCTGGAGCGTGGCGCACTATGTGGAATTACACGGCACGCTGAATGCCCCTCTGCTGGCGCAGGCGGTTGTAACCGGTATGGCGCAAGCGGATACCCTCCGCATGCGATTTACCGAAGATAACGGAGAGGTCTGGCAGTGGGTGGACCCGGCATTCACGTTTGCACAACCCGAGCTTATCGATCTGCGTGACGAGCCCGATCCGCATGCGGCGGCGCTGGCGCGGATGCAGGCCGATCTGCGACAAAATCTACGCGTTGATGGCGGCAAACCGCTGGCGTTCCACCAGTTGATTCAGGTCGCTGATACCCGTTGGTACTGGTATCAGCGTTATCACCATCTACTGGTGGATGGCTTCAGTTTCCCGGCGATAACCCGTCAGATCGCGGCGATTTACCGCGCCTGGCAGTGTAACGCCCCGACGCCCGACTCGCCGTTTACGCCATTTGCTGACGTGGTGGAGGAGTATCAGCGTTACCGTGAGAGCGAGGTTTATCAACGCGATGGCGCCTTCTGGGCGGAGCAGCGTCGCCAGTTGCCGCCTCCCGCTTCGCTGTCGGCTGCGCCGCTTCCAGGGCGGGCGGCCAGCGCCGATATTTTGCGTATGAAACTGGATGTGCCCGACGGTGTTTTCCGTCAGCTGGCGGCACGTATGTCTGATATTCAGCGTGCGGATTTAGCGCTGGCGCTGGTGGCGCTATGGCTGGGCCGCCTGTGCGGTCGGATGGACTATGCCGCCGGATTTATATTCATGCGGCGTATGGGATCGGCGGCGTTAACGGCGACCGGCCCGGTACTGAACGTCCTGCCGTTAGGGGTAAGCATTAATGCGGCGGAAACGCTGCCGGAACTGGCGACGCGTCTTGCCGGGCAGATGAAAAAAATGCGTCGCCATCAGCGTTATGACGCCGAACAGATCGTTCGCGACAGCGGCCGCGCGGCGGGTGAAGAGCCGCTGTTTGGCCCGGTGCTGAACGTGAAGGTCTTTGATTATCAACTGGATATTCCCGGTGTACAGGCGCAAACCCATACGCTGGCGACCGGCCCGGTTAACGATCTTGAACTGGCGCTGTTCCCGGATGAAGAGGGCGGCCTGAGCATTGAAATCTTAGCCAACAAACAGCGCTATGATGAGGCGACGTTATCCTGCCATGCGTCGCGGCTGACGGCGCTGATACGCCAGTTTGCGGACAATCCGGCGCTGCGCTGCGGCGATGCCGAAATGCTCCTGCCTGCCGAATATGCGCAACTGGCGCAGATTAATGATACGGCGGTAAGCATACCGCTCACGACGCTCAGCGCGCTGGTTGACGAACAGACACGCAAAACGCCGGACGCGACCGCGCTGGCTGATGCGCGCCATCAGCTCAGTTATCAGGAGATGCGCGAGCAGGTGATCGCCCTGGCGCACCTGCTGCGTGAACGTGGCGTTAAACCGGGCGACAGCGTCGCGGTGGCGTTGCCGCGCTCGGTTTTCCTGACGCTGGCGCTGCACGGCATTGTGGAGGCCGGAGCCGCCTGGCTGCCGTTAGATACGGGGTATCCAGACGATCGTCTGCGAATGATGCTCGAAGACGCGCAGCCGAAATTACTGATCACAACCGCAGAACAACTGCCGCGATTTAACGATATCCCCGGCGTAGAAAGCCTGTGCTACAACGCGCTGCTGCCGACGAGCGGGGCTGAATCGCTGGCGTTGTCGTTGCCGCACCATACGGCATACATCATCTTTACATCCGGTTCGACCGGCAGGCCGAAAGGGGTAATGGTCGGGCAAACCGCGATCGTGAATCGCCTGCTGTGGATGCAGGATCACTATCCGTTAACGGCAGAGGATGTGGTCGCACAAAAAACGCCGTGCAGTTTCGATGTTTCGGTGTGGGAGTTCTTCTGGCCGTTTATTGCCGGGGCGAAGCTGGTGATGGCGGAGCCGGACGCGCACCGCGATCCGATTGCCATGCAGCATTTCTTTGCGAAGTATGGTGTGACCACCACCCACTTTGTCCCGTCAATGCTGGCGGCGTTCGTCGCCTCGCTCACCCCTGAATCCGCTCATGAAAGCTGCGCTACGCTACAGCGCGTATTTTGTAGCGGCGAGGCGCTGCCCACCGGGCTGTGCCGCGAGTGGGAACAGTTGACCGGCGCGCCGCTGCACAATCTGTACGGGCCGACGGAAGCGGCGGTGGATGTCAGCTGGTATCCCGCCTGCGGCAAAGAACTGGCGGATGTCACCGGAAACAGTGTGCCGATTGGCTATCCGGTCTGGAATACCGGGCTGCGCATTCTTGATGCGATGATGCGTCCGGTGCCGCCGGGCACCGCGGGTGATTTATACCTGACCGGCATCCAGCTGGCGCAGGGGTATCTGGGGCGCCCGGATCTGACGGCGAGTCGCTTTATTGCCGATCCGTTTATGCCGGGCGAACGCATGTATCGCACCGGAGACGTGGCGCGCTGGCTGGAAAATGGCGCGGTAGAGTACCTTGGCCGCAGCGACGATCAGCTAAAAATTCGTGGTCAGCGCATTGAACTGGGCGAGATTGATCGGGTTATGCAAACGCTGCCGGACGTCGAGCACGCCGTGGCTCACGCCTGCGTGTTTAACCAGGCGGCCGCGACAGGAGGCGATGCCCGCCAACTGGTAGGCTATCTGGTGTCACAATCCGGCTTACCGCTGGATATTCCGGCGCTTCAGGAACGGTTACGCGAGACATTACCGCCGCATATGGTGCCTGTGGTTCTGCTACAGCTTGCGGAACTGCCGCTCAGCGCAAACGGGAAACTGGATCGTAAAGCGCTGCCGATGCCGCAACTGACGCAACGTACGCCGGGGCGTGCGCCATTACCAGGGACGGAAAAAACGGTGGCTGACGCCTTTGCCGGCCTGCTGGGTTGCGAGGTCAATGATGTGGAGGCCGACTTCTTTGCGCTGGGCGGGCATTCGTTACTGGCGATGAAACTCGCCGCGCAGTTGAGTCGCGCGTCCCGGCGTCAGGTGACGCCGGGGCAGGTGATGGTGGCGTCAACCGTTGGTCAGCTTAGCGCGTTGCTGGATTCCGCCGATGACGAGCAGTCTCAGCGTCTGGGCTTTGAAACACTCCTGCCGCTGCGTGAAAGCAGTGGACCAACGTTATTCTGCTTCCATCCGGCGTCCGGTTTTGCCTGGCAGTTTAGCGTGCTGGCACGTTATCTCAGCCCACACTGGTCAATTACGGGGATTCAGTCGCCAAGGCCTGATGGACCGATGCAAACGGCCACGAATCTGGATGAGGTGTGCGAGCGTCATCTGGAAACGCTGCTGGCGCAGCAGCCGCACGGGCCTTACTACCTGCTGGGGTATTCGCTGGGCGGAACGCTGGCCCAGGGCATTGCGGCGCGCTTGCGTGCGCGTGGCGAAACGGTTGCCTTCCTCGGGCTGCTGGATACCTGGCCGCCGGAAACGCAAAACTGGCAGGAAAAAGAGGCCAATGGTCTGGACCCTGAAGTGTTAGCGGAGATCGCGCGTGAACGCGAAGCGTTCCTTGCTGCGCAACAGGGAAATGCTTCCGGGGAGTTATTCAGCACCATCGAAGGAAACTACGCCGATGCCGTGCGGCTTCTGACAACCGCGCATAGCGTACCGTTCGATGGACGCGCAACGCTGTTTGTCGCGGAGCGCACCCTGCCGGAAGGAATCAGTCCTGAACGCAGCTGGGCGCCGTGGATGGCTGAACTGGATATCTACCGCCAGGATTGCGCCCACGTCGATATTATTTCACCTGCCGCGTTTGAGAATATCGGGCCGATTATTCGCGCATTGCTCGACCAGTAA
- a CDS encoding MbtH family protein, with protein sequence MEFSNPFDNPQGQFYILQNPQRQFSLWPQLCSLPAGWQVVCEPQSQALCQQWLDAHWTTLTPAHYAAAQEAQ encoded by the coding sequence ATGGAATTCAGTAATCCCTTCGATAACCCGCAGGGACAATTTTACATTCTGCAAAACCCGCAGCGTCAATTTAGCCTCTGGCCACAGCTGTGTTCTCTCCCTGCGGGCTGGCAGGTGGTGTGTGAACCGCAATCGCAGGCGCTTTGCCAGCAGTGGCTGGATGCGCACTGGACCACGCTAACTCCCGCCCATTACGCCGCTGCGCAGGAGGCTCAATGA
- the fes gene encoding enterochelin esterase gives MTVTALTTGSETWWQSKHGPEWERETDEKYRVTFWWRDPQGTENRSSIRRVWVYITGVTDHHQNAVPQSMQRIAGTDVWRWSTTLSADWRGSYCFIPSERDDIFASLAVDETPDRTTLREGWRQLLPQAIADPLNPVSWKGGRGHAVSALEMPDAPVQPGWDKPENPSAPPVCLQWRSERLGNTRRVWVFTTGDARPERPLAILLDGQFWAESMPVWPALTSLTRRRQLPPAVYLLIDAIDTPHRSRELPCNADFWLAVQQELLPLVKTVAPFSDCAKRTVVAGQSFGGLSSLYAGLNWPERFGCVLSQSGSFWWPQRGADREGEIIEQLKVGTLTARGLRIVLEAGTREPLIFRANQALYSQLHTTQQSVFWRQVDGGHDALCWRGGLMQGLMTLWQPLTDTL, from the coding sequence ATGACGGTGACGGCGTTAACGACAGGAAGTGAGACCTGGTGGCAGTCAAAACACGGTCCCGAATGGGAGCGTGAAACAGACGAAAAATATCGGGTGACTTTCTGGTGGCGCGATCCGCAGGGAACGGAAAACCGCTCTTCAATTCGCCGCGTATGGGTCTACATTACGGGCGTCACCGACCATCACCAGAATGCGGTTCCGCAATCCATGCAGCGTATTGCGGGCACGGATGTCTGGCGATGGAGCACGACATTAAGCGCCGACTGGCGTGGTAGTTACTGTTTCATCCCTTCTGAACGCGATGATATTTTTGCTTCTCTGGCAGTAGATGAAACGCCTGACAGAACCACGCTGCGTGAAGGCTGGCGTCAGTTATTGCCGCAGGCGATTGCCGATCCTCTTAATCCGGTGAGCTGGAAGGGGGGGCGGGGCCATGCGGTTTCCGCGCTGGAAATGCCAGACGCGCCAGTGCAACCCGGCTGGGATAAGCCTGAAAATCCGTCAGCTCCCCCGGTTTGTTTGCAATGGCGCAGCGAGCGGTTGGGCAATACGCGTCGCGTGTGGGTGTTCACGACCGGCGACGCCCGACCTGAACGTCCGCTAGCGATTCTGCTCGACGGGCAGTTTTGGGCGGAAAGCATGCCCGTCTGGCCCGCGCTCACCTCACTGACCCGGCGGCGTCAGCTCCCTCCTGCGGTCTACCTGCTGATTGATGCCATTGATACCCCCCACCGTAGCCGTGAACTGCCCTGCAATGCCGATTTCTGGCTGGCGGTACAACAAGAACTCCTGCCGCTGGTGAAAACCGTTGCGCCATTCAGCGATTGTGCAAAAAGGACGGTCGTCGCCGGGCAGAGTTTTGGCGGGCTCTCCTCGCTGTATGCCGGTCTGAACTGGCCTGAGCGCTTTGGCTGCGTACTGAGCCAGTCTGGATCGTTCTGGTGGCCGCAGCGCGGCGCAGATCGGGAAGGCGAGATTATTGAACAACTGAAGGTGGGCACATTGACCGCCAGAGGATTGCGCATCGTGCTGGAGGCCGGTACCAGAGAGCCGCTTATTTTCCGGGCGAATCAGGCGCTTTACAGCCAACTACACACTACGCAGCAGTCGGTTTTCTGGCGTCAGGTTGACGGCGGACATGATGCGCTTTGCTGGCGTGGCGGATTAATGCAGGGGTTGATGACCCTCTGGCAACCGTTAACCGACACGCTGTAG
- a CDS encoding TonB-dependent siderophore receptor, translating to MNNKIHSLALLVNLGIYGVALPVMAEETTDSAALHEDTIVVTAAQQNLQAPGVSTITADEIRKNPPARDVAEIIRTMPGVNLTGNSTSGQRGNNRQIDIRGMGPENTLILIDGKPVTSRNSIRLGWRGERDTRGDTGWVPPEMIERIDVIRGPAAARYGNGAAGGVVNIITKKFDDQWHGSWNTYLNAPEHKDEGSTKRTNFSLSGPLGGEFSFRMYGNLDKTQADAWDINQGHQSERTGAYANTLPAGREGVENKDINGVVRWDFAPMQALEFEAGYSRQNNLYAGDTQNTNNDNALVKKNYGKETNRIYRQNFAVTWNGGWDNGITTSNWAQYEHTRNSRLGEGLAGGLEGLFNSDEFTDTDLADVMLHSEINLPLDFIVNQNLTLGTEWNQQRMKDSASNTQAQQGGAIPGMSDDRSPYSSAEIFSLFAENNMEITDSTMLTPALRFDHHTIVGNNWSPSLNLSQALGDDFTLKMGIARAYKAPSLYQTNPNYLLYSKGQGCYASSDGVGCYMMGNDDLKAETSVNKEIGLEWKHDGWQAGVTWFRNDYRDKIEAGYAPVGHTSSGKVQTDIYQWENVPKAVVEGLEGSLNIPVSDAINWTNNITYMLQSKNKTTGDRLSIIPEYTLNSTLSWQVHQDVSVQSTFTWYGKQQPKKYNYKGQPATGSEKDEVSPYSIVGLSATWDVTKNVSLTGGVDNVFDKRQWRAGNAQTTGNDATGAYMYGAGAYTYNEPGRTWYMGVNTRF from the coding sequence ATGAACAATAAGATTCATTCCCTGGCCTTACTGGTCAATCTGGGAATTTATGGGGTCGCTCTGCCTGTTATGGCGGAGGAGACCACTGATAGCGCAGCGCTTCATGAAGACACCATCGTGGTCACCGCCGCCCAGCAGAACCTCCAGGCACCGGGCGTATCGACCATTACCGCCGACGAAATCCGTAAAAATCCTCCCGCTCGCGACGTTGCCGAAATCATCCGCACCATGCCGGGCGTGAACCTGACCGGTAACTCAACCAGCGGCCAGCGCGGCAACAACCGCCAGATCGACATTCGCGGCATGGGCCCGGAGAACACCCTGATTCTGATCGACGGCAAACCGGTGACCAGCCGCAACTCCATCCGTCTGGGCTGGCGCGGTGAGCGTGACACCCGTGGCGATACCGGTTGGGTGCCGCCAGAGATGATCGAACGCATTGATGTGATTCGTGGCCCTGCGGCAGCACGTTACGGCAACGGCGCAGCGGGCGGCGTGGTAAACATCATCACCAAGAAATTCGACGATCAGTGGCATGGTTCGTGGAACACCTATCTGAATGCGCCGGAACACAAAGACGAAGGTTCCACCAAGCGCACCAACTTTAGCCTGAGCGGCCCGCTGGGCGGCGAATTCAGCTTCCGCATGTACGGCAACCTGGATAAAACTCAGGCCGACGCCTGGGACATCAACCAGGGCCACCAGTCTGAGCGTACCGGCGCCTACGCCAACACCCTGCCAGCAGGTCGTGAAGGGGTTGAAAACAAAGATATTAATGGTGTCGTACGTTGGGATTTCGCGCCGATGCAGGCGCTGGAGTTTGAAGCAGGCTACAGCCGCCAGAACAACCTTTACGCGGGTGACACCCAAAACACCAATAACGACAATGCCCTGGTGAAGAAAAACTACGGTAAAGAGACTAACCGTATTTATCGCCAGAACTTCGCAGTGACCTGGAACGGCGGCTGGGATAACGGTATCACCACCAGCAACTGGGCACAGTACGAACACACCCGCAACTCGCGTCTGGGCGAAGGGCTGGCGGGCGGTCTCGAAGGGTTGTTCAACAGCGACGAATTCACCGACACCGACCTGGCCGACGTGATGTTGCACAGTGAAATTAACCTGCCGCTTGATTTCATCGTTAATCAAAACCTGACGCTGGGTACTGAGTGGAACCAGCAGCGTATGAAGGATTCCGCCTCGAATACTCAGGCTCAACAGGGCGGAGCCATCCCAGGCATGAGCGACGATCGCAGTCCGTACTCATCCGCAGAAATCTTCTCCCTGTTTGCCGAGAACAACATGGAGATAACTGACAGCACCATGCTGACCCCGGCGCTACGCTTCGATCACCACACTATCGTCGGCAACAACTGGAGCCCGTCCCTGAACCTGTCGCAGGCGCTGGGCGATGATTTCACCCTGAAGATGGGTATCGCCCGTGCCTATAAAGCACCGAGCCTCTATCAGACCAACCCGAACTACCTGCTGTACAGCAAAGGCCAGGGTTGCTATGCAAGCTCCGATGGCGTCGGTTGCTACATGATGGGTAACGATGACCTGAAAGCGGAAACCAGCGTCAATAAAGAGATTGGTCTTGAGTGGAAACACGACGGCTGGCAGGCCGGTGTGACCTGGTTCCGTAACGACTACCGCGATAAGATTGAAGCGGGCTATGCGCCAGTCGGCCATACCTCTTCAGGTAAAGTGCAAACCGATATCTACCAGTGGGAAAACGTGCCGAAGGCCGTGGTAGAAGGTCTGGAAGGATCGTTGAATATTCCGGTCAGCGATGCGATAAACTGGACCAACAACATTACCTACATGCTACAGAGCAAGAACAAAACAACCGGCGATCGTCTGTCGATCATCCCGGAGTACACGCTGAACTCAACCCTGAGCTGGCAGGTACATCAGGATGTGTCAGTGCAGTCAACCTTCACCTGGTACGGCAAGCAGCAGCCGAAGAAATACAACTATAAGGGCCAGCCTGCTACCGGCTCTGAGAAAGATGAAGTCAGCCCGTACAGCATTGTCGGCCTGAGCGCGACCTGGGACGTAACCAAAAACGTCAGCCTGACCGGCGGCGTGGATAACGTCTTCGACAAGCGTCAATGGCGTGCGGGGAATGCCCAGACCACGGGTAACGACGCGACCGGCGCTTATATGTACGGTGCAGGTGCTTACACCTACAACGAGCCGGGTCGTACATGGTACATGGGCGTTAACACGCGTTTCTGA
- the entD gene encoding enterobactin synthase subunit EntD: protein MRNHANHLHPLSFSRHKLHLIGFDIDSFHEHDLLWLPHHAQLLPAGRKRQAEHLAGRLAAFHALTEYGHKTVPAIGDKRQPLWPEGLFGSISHSAATALAVVSLTPVGVDIEAIFTPQTAAELTSSIVDNDEQRVLQRSPLPFPLALTLAFSAKESVYKAFSDRAATLPGFASARIVSVTKTHLTMQMTSAFSPQLADCTVDISWREYDGQVITLCASAL from the coding sequence ATGAGAAACCATGCGAACCACTTACACCCCCTCTCTTTTTCCCGCCACAAACTTCATCTTATCGGGTTCGATATCGATAGCTTCCACGAACACGATCTGCTCTGGTTGCCGCACCATGCGCAGCTGCTTCCCGCCGGGCGAAAACGTCAGGCTGAACATTTAGCGGGACGTCTCGCCGCGTTTCATGCTCTGACTGAATATGGGCACAAAACCGTACCCGCTATCGGCGATAAACGGCAGCCCTTGTGGCCGGAAGGTCTGTTCGGCAGTATCAGCCACAGCGCCGCCACGGCGCTGGCAGTCGTCTCCCTCACTCCGGTAGGGGTTGATATCGAAGCAATCTTCACGCCTCAAACGGCGGCAGAACTCACCAGCAGTATCGTCGATAACGATGAACAACGCGTTTTACAGCGCAGCCCTCTCCCTTTTCCGCTCGCGTTAACCCTGGCGTTTTCCGCCAAAGAGAGCGTCTATAAAGCGTTCTCCGATCGCGCGGCAACGTTACCGGGTTTTGCCAGCGCCAGGATCGTTTCAGTGACGAAAACACATCTAACCATGCAAATGACGTCGGCGTTTTCGCCGCAGCTTGCTGATTGCACAGTGGATATTTCGTGGCGTGAGTACGACGGTCAGGTCATTACGCTCTGCGCGTCCGCTCTGTAG
- a CDS encoding choline transporter, with amino-acid sequence MTNLAQNREKDKINPVVFYTSAGLILLFSLTTIFFSDFSAVWIGRTLNWVSITFGWYYLLAATLYIVFVIFIACSRFGSVKLGPEQSKPEFSLLSWAAMLFAAGIGIDLMFFSVAEPVTQYMQPPEGAGQTIEAARQSMVWTLFHYGLTGWSMYALMGMALGYFSYRYNLPLTIRSALYPIFGKRINGPIGHSVDIAAVIGTIFGIATTLGIGVVQLNYGLSVLFDIPDSMAAKAALIVLSVVIATISVTSGVDKGIRVLSELNVLLALGLILFVLFMGDTSFLLNALVLNVGDYVNRFMGMTLNSFAFDRPVEWMNNWTLFFWAWWVAWSPFVGLFLARISRGRTIRQFVFGTLIIPFTFTLLWLSVFGNSALYEIIHGDAGFAEEAMAHPERGFYSLLAQYPAFTFSASVATITGLLFYVTSADSGALVLGNFTSKLKDINSDAPAWLRVFWSVAIGLLTLGMLMTNGISALQNTTVIMGLPFSFVIFFIMAGLYKSLKVEDYRRESASRHTAPRPMGVQDRLSWKKRLSRLMNYPGTRYTREMMEKVCFPAMEEVAHELQLRGASVELKSMPPQEGENLGHLDLRVHMGDERNFIYQIWPQQYAIPGFTYRARSGKSSYYRLETFLLEGSQGNDLMDYSKEQVITDILDQYERHLNFIHLDREAPGNGVLFPGM; translated from the coding sequence ATGACGAACCTTGCTCAGAACAGAGAAAAGGACAAAATCAATCCCGTTGTGTTTTATACGTCTGCCGGACTGATTTTGTTGTTTTCCCTGACGACCATTTTTTTTAGTGATTTCTCCGCAGTCTGGATCGGCCGCACGCTGAACTGGGTCTCCATAACGTTTGGCTGGTACTATCTGCTGGCCGCCACGCTCTATATCGTTTTTGTCATATTCATTGCCTGCTCGCGTTTCGGTTCCGTCAAGCTCGGGCCTGAGCAGTCAAAGCCGGAATTTAGTCTGCTAAGCTGGGCGGCAATGCTTTTCGCCGCCGGGATTGGCATCGACCTGATGTTCTTCTCGGTGGCTGAGCCCGTCACCCAATATATGCAGCCGCCGGAAGGGGCAGGGCAGACCATTGAAGCCGCCCGCCAGTCGATGGTCTGGACGCTGTTTCACTACGGCCTGACCGGTTGGTCGATGTATGCGTTAATGGGGATGGCGCTTGGCTACTTTAGCTATCGCTATAACCTGCCGCTGACCATTCGCTCAGCGCTCTATCCAATCTTCGGTAAGCGCATCAACGGGCCGATTGGGCATAGCGTGGATATTGCCGCAGTTATCGGCACCATCTTTGGTATCGCCACGACGCTGGGGATTGGTGTGGTGCAGCTCAATTACGGTCTGAGCGTGCTGTTTGATATCCCGGATTCAATGGCGGCCAAAGCGGCGCTGATTGTGCTGTCGGTGGTGATCGCCACGATCTCGGTGACTTCTGGCGTGGACAAAGGCATTCGGGTTCTGTCGGAGCTGAATGTGCTGCTGGCGCTGGGGTTGATCCTCTTTGTGCTGTTTATGGGGGACACCTCATTCCTGCTCAATGCGCTGGTGCTGAATGTGGGCGACTACGTTAACCGCTTTATGGGGATGACGTTGAACAGCTTTGCGTTCGACAGGCCGGTTGAGTGGATGAACAACTGGACGCTCTTTTTCTGGGCGTGGTGGGTTGCGTGGTCGCCGTTTGTCGGGCTGTTTCTGGCGCGTATTTCGCGTGGCCGCACCATTCGCCAGTTTGTCTTCGGTACGTTGATTATCCCGTTCACTTTCACTCTGCTGTGGCTGTCGGTGTTTGGCAATAGCGCGCTGTATGAAATCATTCATGGCGATGCCGGTTTTGCCGAGGAAGCGATGGCGCACCCTGAGCGCGGCTTTTATAGCCTGCTGGCGCAGTATCCGGCCTTCACCTTCAGCGCGTCTGTCGCCACAATCACCGGTCTGTTGTTCTACGTGACATCGGCGGACTCCGGTGCGCTGGTGCTGGGCAATTTCACCTCAAAACTGAAAGACATCAACAGCGATGCGCCAGCCTGGCTGCGTGTTTTCTGGTCGGTAGCGATTGGCCTGCTGACGCTGGGGATGCTGATGACCAATGGGATTTCAGCGCTGCAAAACACGACGGTGATCATGGGGCTGCCGTTTAGTTTTGTGATCTTCTTCATTATGGCGGGATTGTATAAGTCATTGAAAGTTGAAGATTATCGTCGGGAAAGCGCCAGTCGTCATACCGCACCGCGTCCGATGGGCGTGCAGGACCGGCTGAGCTGGAAAAAACGACTGTCGCGCCTGATGAACTACCCGGGAACGCGCTATACCCGCGAAATGATGGAGAAGGTATGTTTCCCGGCAATGGAAGAGGTCGCCCATGAGCTGCAACTGCGCGGCGCATCGGTGGAGCTGAAAAGTATGCCGCCGCAGGAAGGGGAAAACCTTGGTCATCTGGATCTGCGGGTTCACATGGGCGATGAGCGCAACTTTATCTATCAGATCTGGCCGCAGCAGTACGCAATCCCCGGCTTTACCTACCGGGCGCGCAGCGGCAAGTCGAGCTATTACCGGCTGGAAACGTTCCTGCTGGAAGGAAGCCAGGGAAATGACCTGATGGACTACAGCAAAGAGCAGGTGATTACGGACATTCTCGATCAGTATGAACGTCATCTGAACTTTATTCATCTGGATCGTGAAGCGCCTGGCAACGGGGTGTTGTTCCCGGGAATGTAA
- the betI gene encoding transcriptional regulator BetI — MPKVGMQTLRRRQLIDATLEAINEVGMHDATIAQIARRAGVSTGIISHYFKDKNGLLEATMRDITSQLRYAVLRRLHALPEASAELRLRAIVAGNFDDSQISQAAMKAWLAFWASSMHQPMLYRLQQVASKRLLSNIVYEFRRELPRQQAQQAGYGLAALIDGLWLRAALSGKPFNLSLAQALTTHFISQHLPNATD; from the coding sequence ATGCCCAAAGTGGGGATGCAAACCCTTCGTCGCAGGCAACTGATTGACGCCACCCTGGAGGCCATTAATGAAGTCGGAATGCATGACGCAACCATTGCGCAAATAGCCCGACGAGCAGGCGTGTCGACCGGCATCATCAGTCACTATTTCAAGGATAAAAATGGATTGCTGGAAGCGACGATGCGCGACATCACCAGCCAGCTTCGCTATGCCGTCCTGCGTCGGTTGCATGCCCTTCCAGAGGCCAGCGCAGAATTGCGTTTGCGCGCCATCGTAGCGGGCAACTTTGACGACAGTCAGATAAGCCAGGCCGCGATGAAAGCCTGGCTCGCATTCTGGGCAAGCAGCATGCATCAGCCGATGCTCTACCGCCTGCAACAGGTCGCCAGCAAGCGGCTGCTGTCGAACATTGTGTATGAATTCAGGCGCGAACTTCCGCGCCAGCAGGCTCAACAGGCCGGTTATGGCCTGGCGGCGCTTATCGATGGACTGTGGCTACGCGCCGCGCTGAGCGGAAAACCGTTTAATCTCAGTCTCGCTCAGGCGCTGACCACCCATTTCATCAGTCAGCATTTGCCGAACGCCACTGACTAA